From the Salmo trutta chromosome 30, fSalTru1.1, whole genome shotgun sequence genome, one window contains:
- the ifrd2 gene encoding interferon-related developmental regulator 2: protein MPRSKKGKRSSNKGGRNGVKGGSGASDDDLASDVLSHYSSASESASVLDDSTGAGEPLDEQTAQEETEDKLKQCIDNLMDKSAKTRLAALESLRGAFSSRLLCDFLTERRLTISDCLERSLRKGGGEEQAAAATVCAQLCVQLGGGDESEEGFKILRPVLSAIMIDGCASVAARQSCATALGMCCYVSAAEDGEDLVKSMSHLESVFTTSYPNCEGTLPTPKAGAPKLHSAALHAWALLVTLCPASRLTVLLDLHLLKLQACLESSDVNYRIAVGETIALLVELGRDIDREFEDSDMLCECLKGLATDGNKHRAKNDRRKQRSIFREVLHYIENEDFTEEKIHFGVEGIYIDSWMRRRVYDAFKEVLESGVRHHLQFNPLLRDIFGLGPPLILDSSVKASKISRFEKHLFNSAAFKARTKLRNKVRDKRADVM, encoded by the exons GGGGGAGGAATGGGGTGAAGGGTGGGTCTGGTGCCAGTGATGATGACCTGGCGTCGGATGTGCTCAGTCACTACAGCAGTGCCAGCGAGAGCGCCTCGGTGCTGGATGACAGCACAg GAGCAGGTGAGCCACTAGATGAACAGACTGCCCAGGAGGAGACCGAGGACAAGCTGAAACAATGCATAGACAACCTGATGGACAAGAG TGCAAAGACACGCCTGGCAGCCCTGGAGTCTCTGAGAGGGGCCTTCTCATCCAGGCTGCTCTGTGACTTCCTGACGGAGAGGCGCCTCACCATCAGCGACTGCCTGGAGAGGAGCCTGCGCAAGG gTGGTGGAGAGGAGCAGGCTGCAGCAGCCACAGTGTGTGCCCAGCTGTGTGTGCAGCTGGGCGGGGGGGACGAGAGCGAGGAGGGCTTCAAGATCCTTCGACCCGTCCTCAGCGCCATCATGATTGACGGCTGTGCCAGTGTGGCCGCCCGTCAGAGC TGTGCCACTGCTCTGGGTATGTGCTGCTATGTTTCTGCGGCGGAAGATGGAGAG gACTTGGTAAAATCCATGAGTCACCTGGAAAGTGTGTTCACCACGTCGTACCCCAACTGTGAGGGCACCCTGCCCACCCCCAAGGCCGGTGCCCCTAAGCTCCACAGCGCCGCCCTGCACGCTTGGGCTCTACTCGTCACCCTCTGCCCCGCCTCCCGCCTCACTGTACTGCTAGACCT ACATCTGCTCAAGCTACAGGCCTGCCTGGAGAGCAGCGACGTGAACTACAGGATTGCTGTGGGGGAAACCATCGCCCTGCTGGTTGAACTGGGAAGAGATATAGACAGG GAATTTGAAGACAGCGACATGCTGTGTGAGTGCCTGAAAGGTCTTGCCACTGACGGGAACAAACACCGTGCCAAGAACGACAGGAGGAAACAGCGCTCCATATTCAGAGAGGTGCTGCACTACATAGAG AATGAAGACTTCACAGAGGAGAAGATCCACTTTGGTGTGGAGGGCATCTACATCGACAGCTGGATGCGCAGGAGGGTCTACGATGCCTTCAAAGAGGTGCTGGAGTCTGGAGTTAGACACCACCTTCAG TTTAATCCGTTGCTAAGGGATATCTTTGGCCTGGGACCCCCTCTGATTCTGGACTCCTCCGTCAAAGCCAGCAAGATCTCCCGTTTCGAGAAG CATCTGTTCAACTCAGCGGCCTTCAAAGCCAGGACTAAACTAAGGAACAAAGTGAGGGACAAGAGAGCAGATGTGATGTGA